One Chryseobacterium sp. StRB126 genomic region harbors:
- a CDS encoding FkbM family methyltransferase: MSNYLKSLQSILFKETPIRFIKRKLNISYLDNRKLFTIHYNNRKTKIYLNKKFGFVDFYIFENGIYEKYIIDDIRSVLTKDKVLLDIGANIGQHSLLLAPYCQQVYSFEPIPDVYHEFNESIKKNNYQNIKLFNTAIGGSSAVKSFNYVAGHAGMSSFIETKNPGKKLINVQIEPLNKMISDAKFDVVKMDVEGYEAVVILENKDIFLKNRPIFFMEFCPAAIDEQGDHTSKDLLQFFFDNNFKVYSRIHEKEFFAISQELFVNDNLIITPL, encoded by the coding sequence ATGTCCAATTACTTAAAATCCCTTCAAAGCATATTATTTAAAGAAACACCTATCCGCTTCATTAAAAGAAAGCTGAATATTTCGTATCTTGATAATCGTAAGCTCTTTACCATTCATTATAATAATAGAAAGACCAAGATTTATCTTAATAAAAAATTTGGTTTCGTTGATTTCTATATTTTTGAAAATGGTATTTATGAAAAGTATATCATTGATGATATAAGATCTGTTCTTACCAAAGACAAGGTATTGTTGGATATAGGAGCCAATATTGGGCAGCACAGCTTACTTTTAGCCCCTTACTGCCAACAGGTTTATTCATTTGAACCTATTCCCGATGTATATCATGAATTTAATGAGAGCATCAAAAAAAATAATTACCAGAACATCAAGCTTTTCAATACAGCTATTGGAGGTTCCTCTGCAGTAAAATCATTTAACTATGTTGCAGGGCATGCAGGAATGAGTTCATTTATTGAAACCAAAAATCCTGGAAAAAAACTGATTAATGTACAAATAGAGCCTTTGAATAAAATGATATCCGATGCAAAGTTTGATGTTGTGAAAATGGATGTTGAAGGATATGAAGCGGTTGTTATTCTGGAAAACAAAGATATTTTCTTAAAAAACAGACCAATTTTCTTTATGGAATTTTGTCCTGCTGCGATTGATGAACAGGGAGATCATACCTCTAAAGACCTGCTTCAATTCTTTTTTGATAATAATTTTAAGGTATACAGCAGAATACATGAAAAAGAATTCTTTGCTATCAGCCAGGAACTGTTCGTTAATGATAACCTAATTATTACGCCCCTTTAG
- a CDS encoding glycosyltransferase family 2 protein, producing MKISVIIPVYNAEKYVSKAVESALQLDEVYEVILIEDRSPDNALQVCQELAQKYDRVKLFQHPDHGNHGAGASRNLGLNKVTGDFIAFLDADDYFLPNRFTAEKELFKDPKIDGVFNAIGTEYLTEKGKEEFMSNINDSELLTVNYAAEGKEVFRGLLGFTSKVFGSFFTLDALTVRRHSLESKKLRFNEALRLHQDSDFIIKLSYLCHLRSGIIDLPVAMRGMHDDNRITKIIKYSPQYNQRQFLFWNSLYEWANTLSLETDITQHIYLQKKAFELSGKKGISKKIGLLAAILKNPNILRTKYRFTYFH from the coding sequence ATGAAGATCTCTGTAATTATTCCTGTATACAACGCAGAAAAATATGTATCAAAAGCTGTGGAATCAGCCTTACAACTGGATGAAGTCTATGAAGTAATTCTGATAGAGGACCGTTCTCCTGACAATGCTCTGCAGGTTTGCCAAGAACTGGCTCAAAAATATGATAGAGTAAAACTTTTTCAACATCCTGACCATGGGAATCATGGTGCCGGGGCAAGCAGAAACCTTGGTCTGAATAAAGTTACCGGAGATTTCATTGCATTTCTTGATGCTGATGATTATTTCCTACCCAATAGATTTACAGCTGAAAAAGAACTTTTTAAAGACCCAAAAATAGATGGTGTTTTTAATGCTATTGGTACGGAATATCTTACGGAGAAAGGTAAGGAAGAGTTCATGTCCAATATTAATGATAGTGAGCTTCTAACTGTTAACTATGCGGCGGAAGGAAAGGAGGTATTCAGAGGGCTGCTAGGATTTACATCTAAGGTTTTTGGCTCATTTTTCACTTTAGACGCCCTTACTGTAAGAAGACATTCACTTGAATCTAAAAAGTTACGATTTAATGAAGCTCTCCGCCTTCATCAGGATTCAGATTTCATCATTAAACTTTCATATCTGTGCCATCTAAGATCAGGTATTATAGATCTTCCTGTGGCGATGCGAGGTATGCATGATGATAACAGAATCACTAAAATAATAAAGTATTCTCCACAATATAACCAACGCCAATTCCTTTTCTGGAACTCTCTCTACGAATGGGCTAATACCTTATCCCTCGAAACGGATATTACACAACATATCTATCTCCAAAAAAAAGCATTTGAACTTTCAGGAAAAAAGGGTATTTCAAAAAAAATAGGATTGTTGGCAGCTATTTTAAAAAATCCAAATATCCTTAGGACAAAATATAGATTTACTTATTTTCATTAA
- a CDS encoding glycosyltransferase family 2 protein encodes MPQIHIIIVTYNAMKWAERCFTSLRKSSVPVKCFVIDNGSKDGTQEYIQKHFPEVDFTQSESNLGFGKANNIGIEKAYKNGADFFYLMNQDAWLYEDSMEKMLEVYNSHPNKDEIGIISPIHIDGSEKYLDIFLDQYIAKNYEKTRMISDLYFQTLKPYYEIHFVNAAHWLLPKKTIETIGGFNPYFFHYGEDDEYVNRIHFHQKKVLLVPGSKVVHDGVQLLHKIDFTKYEDVRVEINTLNPSLPDALQREKKSLKQSMLKNFITGNFARYKELSLKYKKIAGDSEKLSSLRSQLIQPGPSFLNLS; translated from the coding sequence ATGCCTCAGATTCATATTATTATTGTTACCTACAATGCCATGAAATGGGCAGAACGATGTTTTACCAGTTTAAGAAAATCATCTGTTCCTGTAAAATGCTTTGTAATAGATAACGGATCTAAAGATGGTACTCAGGAATACATACAAAAGCATTTCCCGGAAGTAGACTTCACTCAGTCCGAATCTAATCTCGGATTTGGAAAAGCCAATAATATAGGCATTGAAAAAGCTTATAAAAATGGGGCTGATTTCTTCTATCTGATGAATCAGGATGCGTGGCTCTATGAAGACAGTATGGAAAAGATGTTGGAAGTATATAACAGCCATCCCAACAAAGACGAAATCGGGATTATAAGTCCTATTCACATTGATGGGTCAGAAAAATATCTTGACATCTTTCTGGATCAGTATATCGCCAAGAATTATGAAAAGACAAGAATGATTTCAGATCTGTATTTTCAGACTTTAAAACCTTACTACGAAATTCACTTTGTAAATGCTGCTCATTGGCTGTTACCGAAAAAAACTATAGAAACCATAGGAGGATTTAATCCTTATTTTTTCCATTATGGGGAAGATGACGAGTACGTCAACAGAATTCATTTCCATCAAAAGAAAGTTTTGCTGGTTCCGGGTAGTAAGGTGGTTCATGACGGAGTACAGCTTCTCCATAAAATAGATTTTACCAAGTACGAAGATGTTCGGGTAGAAATCAACACTTTGAATCCTAGCCTGCCAGATGCTTTACAGCGGGAAAAGAAATCATTAAAGCAAAGTATGCTGAAGAATTTTATAACAGGAAATTTTGCCCGATACAAAGAACTTTCTCTGAAGTATAAAAAAATTGCAGGAGATAGTGAAAAATTAAGCAGCTTACGAAGTCAATTGATTCAACCAGGCCCAAGTTTTCTGAATCTGTCGTAA
- a CDS encoding glycosyltransferase family 2 protein, giving the protein MANIYVIIATYNAMKWAERCFTSLRNSNIPVQSIAIDNGSTDGTQDYIKTNFPEVDFIQSPENLGFGKANNIGIEKAYKEGADFFYLMNQDAWIFPDSLEQLLEVYHHYPNKEQIGIISPMHLDGSEKKLDLHFENYLGKYAKTNRLISDLFLKQRSKWYEIDFVNAAHWLLPKSTIEIVGGFNPFYFHYGEDYDYLNRVLYNKKKVILCLDSLVVHDTKQHKTFQSPEDAYKEKWLSLRLQKQTQFMNPAFEFDPIKIKKQLLRDFYKFALKGYTKERIEQREMNQYFLPRLQEIHEHRQKIINSSHPFLNI; this is encoded by the coding sequence ATGGCTAATATTTATGTTATTATTGCAACTTACAATGCCATGAAATGGGCAGAAAGATGTTTTACCAGTTTACGAAACTCCAATATTCCGGTACAATCAATCGCTATTGATAACGGCTCTACGGACGGTACTCAGGATTATATTAAAACCAACTTTCCAGAAGTTGATTTTATTCAGTCTCCGGAAAATTTAGGTTTTGGTAAAGCGAATAATATTGGTATTGAAAAAGCTTATAAAGAAGGAGCCGATTTTTTTTATCTAATGAATCAGGATGCATGGATTTTCCCAGACAGCCTGGAACAATTGTTGGAAGTTTATCATCATTATCCCAACAAAGAGCAAATCGGTATCATAAGTCCGATGCATTTAGACGGAAGCGAAAAAAAATTAGATCTCCATTTTGAAAATTATCTGGGTAAATATGCCAAAACAAACCGCTTAATTTCTGACCTATTTTTAAAACAGCGAAGTAAATGGTACGAAATAGATTTTGTAAACGCTGCACATTGGTTATTACCTAAGTCTACCATTGAAATCGTTGGGGGGTTCAATCCGTTTTATTTCCACTATGGCGAAGACTATGACTATTTAAATCGTGTTTTGTATAATAAAAAGAAAGTTATACTTTGTCTGGATAGCCTTGTGGTTCATGATACTAAACAGCATAAAACTTTTCAAAGTCCCGAGGACGCTTATAAAGAAAAATGGCTTTCATTGAGGTTACAAAAACAAACCCAATTTATGAATCCTGCATTCGAATTTGATCCTATAAAAATAAAAAAGCAATTATTAAGGGATTTTTATAAATTCGCATTAAAAGGTTATACAAAAGAGCGTATTGAGCAACGTGAAATGAATCAATATTTTTTACCTCGCTTACAAGAAATTCATGAGCATCGCCAAAAAATCATCAACTCGTCACACCCATTTTTAAATATATAA
- a CDS encoding glycosyltransferase family 2 protein: MKSLPISICILSWKTGKTLRNTLKSYRKYGLLDMIDDIVILFQEVSESDKKLADQYNIRYIGLKENIGIGKGMKMLAENAACENILFLEHDFELVEDQETVFSRLKSGLKMLDNGFDVVRYRSRNTPGYPLISIRHKGNELNYYDDWHECTSPHLLESLHWLDPAVEFPDKIQKQGEYFITTSRWANWTNNPYLVRKKFLLDTIIPFSGETASLERNIAAWWVKQNFRIAQGEGLFKHNDLTKYPKKTIIQKIIGRLKNIFK; encoded by the coding sequence TTGAAATCACTCCCTATCAGCATTTGCATTCTCTCCTGGAAAACAGGAAAAACACTGAGAAATACATTAAAGTCCTATCGGAAGTATGGTCTTCTGGATATGATTGATGATATTGTAATTCTTTTTCAGGAAGTAAGTGAGTCCGATAAAAAACTGGCAGATCAGTATAACATCAGATATATAGGACTAAAAGAGAATATCGGAATCGGAAAAGGAATGAAAATGCTGGCCGAAAATGCAGCTTGCGAAAATATTCTTTTTCTGGAACATGACTTTGAACTTGTTGAAGATCAGGAAACCGTATTTTCCCGTCTTAAAAGCGGATTGAAAATGCTTGACAATGGTTTTGATGTAGTACGCTACCGAAGCAGAAATACACCTGGTTATCCTCTTATTTCCATCAGGCATAAAGGAAATGAGCTGAATTATTATGACGACTGGCATGAGTGTACTTCACCTCACCTCCTGGAATCCCTGCACTGGCTTGATCCTGCAGTAGAATTTCCTGATAAAATACAAAAACAGGGTGAGTATTTTATTACCACCTCACGCTGGGCCAACTGGACCAATAATCCTTACCTTGTCAGAAAAAAATTCTTACTTGATACCATTATCCCTTTCTCAGGAGAAACAGCTTCTTTGGAAAGAAATATTGCTGCATGGTGGGTAAAGCAAAACTTCAGGATTGCCCAAGGGGAAGGGCTTTTTAAACACAATGACCTTACCAAGTATCCGAAGAAAACCATTATTCAGAAGATCATAGGAAGACTGAAAAATATATTTAAATAA
- a CDS encoding glycosyltransferase has protein sequence MKISVALCTYNGEKYIAEQLESILNQKKSVYEIIICDDRSTDDTLRIISHYENQFPDIIKVYQNPENLGYVGNFEKAMTLCTGNIVFLCDQDDRWFTNKTSAIIEIFEKHPNIDIVCHNIKLFGEAINPSEEITYWDLDSTGPSTFTQPQDIIKRILYQGNLFPGMSMAIRNTFLKEHLPLKKINPVIIHDYELLLLAADKNAVWAEDQILGEYRIHPKQSIGYKTFSHFKPSEKPIFTRETLFTIFQRHPFVKKTIKGLSLNTELEKGHIIYCLEQYKNYLKNISFFERVITKLKMKYYFHIFDYLK, from the coding sequence ATGAAAATATCCGTGGCCCTCTGTACCTATAACGGTGAAAAATATATCGCAGAACAGCTGGAAAGTATTCTCAACCAGAAGAAATCCGTATATGAAATCATCATCTGTGATGATCGCTCTACCGATGACACTTTAAGGATTATTTCACATTATGAAAATCAGTTTCCGGACATTATCAAAGTATATCAAAACCCGGAAAACCTAGGCTATGTAGGCAATTTTGAAAAAGCAATGACCCTGTGCACCGGAAATATTGTCTTTCTTTGTGACCAGGATGACCGATGGTTTACAAATAAAACCTCTGCAATTATTGAGATTTTTGAAAAACATCCCAATATTGACATTGTATGTCATAACATTAAACTTTTCGGTGAAGCCATTAACCCTTCAGAAGAAATAACCTATTGGGATTTAGATTCTACTGGCCCAAGCACATTTACACAGCCACAAGATATCATCAAAAGAATTTTATATCAGGGTAATTTATTTCCCGGAATGAGTATGGCCATCCGTAATACTTTTCTGAAGGAACATCTTCCCCTTAAAAAAATCAATCCGGTTATCATTCACGATTATGAGCTTTTGCTGCTTGCCGCAGATAAAAATGCCGTTTGGGCAGAGGACCAAATTTTAGGAGAATATCGTATACATCCGAAACAAAGTATCGGCTATAAAACATTTTCCCATTTTAAACCCTCTGAAAAACCAATCTTCACCCGAGAAACCTTATTTACCATCTTTCAAAGGCATCCTTTTGTTAAAAAAACAATTAAAGGCCTCAGCTTAAATACTGAGCTTGAAAAAGGACACATCATATACTGCCTTGAACAGTATAAAAATTATCTCAAAAATATTTCTTTTTTCGAACGGGTGATTACCAAACTCAAAATGAAATACTATTTTCATATATTTGATTACCTGAAATAA
- the asnB gene encoding asparagine synthase (glutamine-hydrolyzing) — MCGIAGIISSNARNYQEEIRKMTDALVHRGPDSSHYEFYENAALGHRRLSIIDLSDNGKQPMFSNTKNECIVLNGEIYGYLDIKRQHAAYPYHGGSDTEVILAMYQRKQENLIHDLPGMFAFAIWDEQKQQLFCARDRFGEKPFYYAIGKNNEFIFASEIKAILASGLIQPKVSSQALSHYLQYGYVSSHQSIYSNIYTLPPAHQLIWKDGKFTVSRYYSLPAKDRVIGLSDAKEEFLYLLKNAVKKQLIADVEVGSFLSGGLDSSSVVALVDEFLPHQTTISFGYDHKDNELKYAKEIADKYKTNHIEVHEKKSDLVASLLKISPFFDEPFADASFIPHYEICRAARKNLTVVLSGDVGDELFGGYHFYTVENKLKQHFSYKNIIAQFGLKLYQQIRPTSFLSRKNGEFSSIMDFHLNDVRNAFNKKERDLLGVSSDYLQTYSFKPNPDSLNDIMRVDLENYVPANMMVKSDRMAMANSLEVRTPFLDMDFAEFCIQLPDQLKLNNSNDKIILREAMGSYWTETIRKRHKQGFGLGVKSWFAEENLMNFSNDLLKNPNHKVFNFIDFKAAQNFLDKDERHWNLLQLALWADNNQSYL, encoded by the coding sequence ATGTGTGGAATAGCGGGAATTATAAGCAGTAATGCCAGAAATTATCAGGAGGAAATCCGAAAGATGACAGATGCATTGGTTCATCGTGGTCCGGATTCTTCTCACTATGAATTTTATGAAAATGCCGCACTAGGCCACCGCCGACTTTCTATTATAGACTTGTCTGATAATGGAAAGCAGCCTATGTTCTCCAATACTAAAAATGAATGTATTGTACTCAATGGGGAAATCTACGGTTACCTGGACATAAAAAGACAACACGCAGCGTATCCTTATCATGGGGGTTCTGATACAGAAGTTATTCTTGCCATGTATCAGAGAAAACAGGAAAACCTCATCCATGATCTTCCGGGAATGTTTGCATTTGCCATTTGGGATGAGCAGAAACAACAGTTATTCTGTGCCAGAGACCGCTTTGGAGAAAAACCTTTTTATTATGCCATTGGGAAGAACAATGAATTTATTTTTGCCTCAGAAATTAAGGCCATTTTAGCTTCTGGGCTTATCCAGCCTAAAGTAAGTTCCCAGGCACTCTCCCACTACCTTCAATATGGGTATGTAAGTTCTCATCAGAGTATTTACAGCAATATTTATACACTTCCACCCGCACACCAATTGATCTGGAAAGATGGAAAATTCACCGTTTCCCGTTATTATAGCTTGCCGGCCAAAGACAGGGTAATAGGCCTTTCCGATGCAAAAGAAGAGTTTCTGTATCTGTTGAAAAATGCAGTAAAGAAGCAGCTTATTGCAGATGTAGAAGTAGGAAGCTTCCTGAGTGGCGGATTAGATTCCTCATCCGTTGTAGCGTTAGTAGATGAATTTTTACCTCATCAAACCACCATCAGCTTCGGATACGACCACAAAGACAATGAGTTGAAATATGCAAAGGAAATTGCAGACAAATACAAAACCAATCATATAGAAGTTCATGAGAAGAAATCTGATCTTGTCGCTTCTTTACTAAAAATATCTCCATTTTTTGATGAACCTTTTGCAGATGCTTCATTTATCCCTCATTATGAAATTTGCAGAGCAGCCAGAAAGAATCTTACCGTTGTATTATCAGGAGATGTAGGAGATGAATTATTCGGAGGGTATCACTTTTATACCGTTGAAAATAAATTGAAACAGCATTTCAGTTATAAAAACATCATCGCTCAATTCGGATTAAAGTTATACCAGCAAATAAGGCCAACTTCGTTCCTTAGCCGGAAAAACGGAGAGTTTTCATCTATTATGGATTTCCATCTGAATGATGTAAGAAATGCATTTAACAAGAAAGAACGTGATCTTTTGGGGGTTTCTTCAGATTATCTGCAGACTTATAGTTTTAAGCCTAATCCTGACTCCCTTAACGATATTATGAGAGTAGATCTGGAAAATTATGTTCCTGCCAATATGATGGTGAAATCCGACAGAATGGCAATGGCTAATTCTTTGGAAGTGAGAACTCCATTCCTGGATATGGATTTTGCAGAATTTTGTATTCAATTACCAGATCAGCTGAAACTGAATAACAGTAATGATAAAATTATTCTTCGTGAAGCAATGGGTTCTTATTGGACAGAAACCATCAGAAAACGCCATAAACAAGGATTCGGACTTGGAGTAAAGAGCTGGTTTGCAGAAGAAAACCTGATGAATTTCTCAAATGATCTACTAAAAAACCCGAACCATAAGGTATTTAATTTTATTGATTTTAAAGCAGCTCAGAATTTCCTTGACAAGGATGAAAGGCACTGGAATCTTTTACAGCTTGCATTATGGGCAGATAATAATCAATCATACTTATAA
- a CDS encoding glycosyltransferase family 2 protein: MKISVIIPVYNAEKYISKAVESALQFDEVYEIVLVEDQSPDNALQVCRELTQKHSRVRLFQHPDQGNHGAGASRNLGIEKATGDFIAFLDADDYYLPNRFDAEKELFKNPKVEGVFNAIGTEYLTQKGKEEFQSKFKETSLSTVNYPTEGEEVFKGLLSLTTKTFGTSFHLNSLTIRRASLEAHHLRFNKDLRVHQDSDFIIKLAYHCHLKTGNITEAVAMRGIHDDNRITKIVKYSPQYNQRQFLLWKSLNEWAISKQIPPEARKRIYLLYKSFDLALKKGLIKYCNILGEALKNPEILKTKYRFTYYNR; encoded by the coding sequence ATGAAGATATCAGTAATCATTCCCGTATACAATGCAGAAAAATACATTTCGAAAGCTGTAGAATCAGCTTTACAGTTTGATGAAGTTTATGAAATAGTGTTAGTAGAAGACCAATCACCGGATAATGCGCTTCAGGTATGTCGTGAATTGACCCAAAAACACAGCAGGGTGAGACTTTTTCAACATCCGGATCAGGGAAATCATGGTGCAGGAGCCAGCAGGAATCTGGGAATTGAAAAAGCAACCGGCGATTTTATTGCATTTTTGGATGCAGACGATTATTATCTACCCAACCGATTTGATGCTGAAAAAGAACTTTTCAAAAATCCAAAGGTAGAAGGAGTTTTCAACGCTATTGGTACGGAATATTTAACACAAAAAGGGAAAGAAGAATTTCAATCTAAATTTAAAGAAACATCTCTTAGCACAGTCAATTATCCAACCGAAGGAGAGGAAGTATTTAAAGGGCTTTTAAGTTTAACAACTAAAACTTTCGGTACATCTTTTCATCTTAATTCACTTACTATAAGAAGAGCCTCTTTGGAAGCTCATCATCTCCGGTTTAATAAGGATCTTCGAGTACATCAGGATTCGGATTTTATCATCAAACTGGCTTATCATTGTCACTTAAAAACAGGTAATATAACAGAAGCTGTTGCCATGAGAGGTATTCATGATGATAACAGAATCACTAAAATTGTAAAATACTCGCCGCAATATAATCAAAGACAGTTTCTTTTATGGAAATCCCTGAATGAATGGGCTATTTCCAAACAGATTCCGCCTGAAGCCAGAAAAAGAATTTATTTACTCTATAAATCATTTGATCTTGCTCTAAAGAAAGGTCTCATCAAATACTGTAATATCTTGGGGGAAGCTCTTAAAAACCCTGAAATATTAAAGACAAAATACCGTTTCACTTACTACAATAGATGA
- a CDS encoding NAD(P)-dependent oxidoreductase, whose translation MIIGNGIIANAVKSYDREDIIFFASGVSNSLETRASEFERESSLLKTVYEDNREKKLIYFSTLSIHDQSKQNSPYVIHKKEIENYIENNIGNYLILRIGNIVGKGGNPNTLFNFLKTQIGNNNKFTLHLKARRLLLDIDDICRFVESQGLQAHNKTINFSFPYYYDLKQIINAIEKETNKKGLYHETDEGDFYQVDFDENIMIFFSEKTPTEYLEALTRKYI comes from the coding sequence ATGATTATTGGCAACGGTATTATAGCAAACGCTGTAAAATCTTATGACAGAGAAGACATTATTTTTTTTGCCTCAGGAGTTTCAAACTCCCTTGAAACGAGAGCTTCGGAGTTTGAAAGAGAATCTTCTCTTTTAAAAACAGTGTATGAAGATAACAGAGAAAAGAAACTGATCTATTTTTCTACCCTGAGCATTCATGACCAATCCAAGCAAAACAGCCCTTATGTCATTCACAAAAAAGAAATTGAAAATTACATAGAAAACAATATTGGTAATTACCTCATCCTGAGAATTGGAAATATTGTAGGAAAAGGCGGAAATCCCAATACACTGTTCAACTTTCTTAAAACACAGATTGGCAACAATAATAAATTCACACTGCACCTTAAAGCGAGAAGACTTCTTTTAGATATTGATGATATCTGCAGATTTGTAGAATCTCAGGGACTACAGGCTCACAATAAGACCATTAATTTTTCCTTTCCCTATTATTACGATTTAAAGCAGATCATTAATGCCATTGAAAAAGAAACCAATAAAAAAGGACTTTATCATGAAACCGATGAAGGTGATTTCTACCAAGTAGATTTTGATGAAAATATTATGATTTTTTTCTCAGAAAAAACACCAACAGAATATTTAGAAGCATTAACCAGAAAGTATATTTAA
- a CDS encoding glycosyltransferase, with protein MSKKILFVCYGDSNSPKAWSNVPFLFSENLKMQGYEILRVDLSPTKKYETLWNKYPGRILSRFFPSQQYEFIKTPISRMLAYKKIKKVVKNNPDLYFVIILSFDFYNKFSNTPSLLFHDWSYDMVILDRLKRKPYFFEKWFIKYQHEAFNNSELVISLFKDAQKIISERHGKKVHHLGSNVVNDINFNKPTIQEILDKKKKSEELLLIGSMKYLLGARKLVEAVRILQKDFPNLTLNIINIPKDRLLLQNTDQNIICYEYLDKGDPEQNTQYYNLITKAKILVNPSEIWAAYSSTIECMFYYTPIIIKPYEAFALDYGENNDFGIYLQNTEVSDIVDSIRTILMMNEEEYTKLCVRAHELVKDQTWESYTKKVIELMNNVVNKN; from the coding sequence ATGAGTAAAAAAATTCTTTTTGTTTGTTACGGAGATTCAAACTCTCCAAAAGCCTGGTCTAATGTACCGTTTCTTTTTTCTGAAAATTTAAAAATGCAGGGATATGAAATTCTGCGTGTAGACCTCTCACCAACAAAAAAATACGAAACATTATGGAATAAATACCCAGGAAGAATTTTATCCCGATTTTTCCCGAGTCAACAATATGAATTTATTAAAACTCCTATTTCAAGGATGTTAGCTTATAAGAAGATCAAGAAGGTTGTAAAAAATAACCCGGATCTTTATTTTGTTATTATATTGAGTTTCGATTTTTATAATAAATTCAGCAACACACCATCGCTATTATTTCACGATTGGAGTTATGACATGGTTATCTTAGATCGCTTAAAGAGGAAACCCTATTTCTTTGAAAAATGGTTTATCAAATATCAACATGAAGCATTTAACAATTCCGAATTAGTAATTTCACTTTTTAAAGATGCACAAAAAATAATTTCTGAACGCCATGGTAAAAAAGTACATCACCTCGGCAGTAATGTTGTTAATGATATAAACTTTAATAAACCTACTATTCAAGAAATTTTAGATAAGAAAAAAAAATCGGAAGAACTGCTGCTTATTGGATCGATGAAATATTTATTAGGGGCAAGAAAGTTGGTAGAAGCGGTAAGAATTTTACAAAAAGATTTCCCCAATTTAACTTTAAATATAATTAATATTCCTAAAGATAGATTGTTGTTACAAAATACAGATCAAAATATAATTTGTTATGAATATTTGGATAAGGGAGATCCGGAACAAAATACCCAATACTATAATCTTATTACTAAAGCAAAAATTCTTGTAAATCCTTCCGAAATTTGGGCAGCATATTCTAGTACAATTGAATGTATGTTTTACTACACGCCTATCATTATAAAACCTTATGAAGCTTTTGCTTTAGATTATGGAGAGAACAATGACTTCGGTATTTATCTTCAAAATACTGAAGTAAGTGATATTGTAGATAGTATACGAACAATTCTTATGATGAATGAAGAGGAGTATACGAAACTATGTGTAAGAGCGCATGAACTAGTAAAAGATCAAACTTGGGAAAGTTACACAAAGAAAGTAATTGAACTGATGAATAATGTAGTAAATAAAAATTAA